Below is a window of Heteronotia binoei isolate CCM8104 ecotype False Entrance Well chromosome 14, APGP_CSIRO_Hbin_v1, whole genome shotgun sequence DNA.
TTACACACTTAGTCCTAATGAAAATTTTAGGTTGGATGTACAAAGTCACAGTGATGGTAGCAAATATGCAGAGTTAGTATTACAGAAACCATTAGATCGTGAAGAAGTCACACAACTTTTCCTGATCTTGTCAGCTGTTGATGGAGGGACCCCAAAGAGAACAGGCACAGCAAATATTGTCATTCATATTCTGGATACTAATGATAATTTCCCACAGTTTCTTGATTCtgtatacaaaataaaaatgaaagaaaatgcTCTCAGAGGGACACTTGTGACAAAAGTGGAAGCGACTGACAGGGATTTTGGTTCATTTGGGGATATCACTTATTCCTTCAGTCAGGTACCAGAAAATGTACTCAGAGCATTCAGTCTAAACAAAGAAACCGGGGTACTTACCGTTTCAGGAACCATTGATTATGAAGAGGAGAGGAATTATGAGATACACATCAAAGCCACAGATGGAGGGGGGCTCTCTACCTACTGCAAAGTCATAGTAGAGGTTGAGGACATGAATGACAATGCCCCAGAGGTAATGCTCACTTCCCTCACCAGCCCCTTATCTGAAGATTCTCCCAGAGATACTGTTGTGGCTGTCTTCAGCATCATAGATCAAGACTCTGGGGACAATGGCAGAACTGCCTGCACCGCTGGGACAAACCTGCCCTTCATATTAAAAGCCTCTGAGAATGACTATTATCAGTTGGTAACCCAGCAGCCCCTGGACCGAGAAAGAGCTTCAGAGTACAACATCACCATTACTGCTGCAGACTGGGGCTCACCCAGGCTTACTTCAACGAGAATAATTAATGTCCGAATCTCAGATGTCAATGATAATGCTCCAGTATTTGCAAAGTCATTGTATGATATGCAGTTACGTGAAAATAACATTCCAGGTCTCCTCATAGGTCTGGTACAAGCAAAGGACGAGGACACAGCACAGAATGCCAAGGTTACCTATTCTCTTTTGCCTGGGAAAGTCAGCGATCAACCTGTGTCTTCGTACTTCTCCATCAACTCTGAAACTGGGAATCTGTATGCCATCCGATCAGTAGACTATGAGCAGGTGAAAGATTTCCATGTGACTGTGAGGGCTGTGGACAGCGGTTCTCCTCCCCTGAATTCCCAAATTACGGTCCGAGTTGTTGTCATGGATGAAAATGATAATGCCCCATTCATCTTGTACCCTCTTCAGAATGGCTCTTCCCCATCCAGTGACCTGGTTCCCAGGGGTGCGGAGGCTGGCTACCTGGTCACCAAGGTGGTGGCAGTGGACAGAGATTCCGGTCAGAACTCTTGGCTTTCCTATGAGCTCCTGAAGGCCACAGAACCAGGTCTGTTCAGTGTGGGGGCCCAGAATGGAGAAGTGAAAACCATGAGGCCAATTCACAAACGAGACACCTTCAAACAGAAACTAATCATTGGAGTCAGAGATAATGGAAGCCCTCCCCAGTCTACCTCTGCAACACTAAATATTCTGTTAGTGGATGGCTTTTCTGACCCTTATATGAAAATGGTGGACATCCCAAAGGATGacgtggtggaggaggaagaccaTACCCTGACTATGTATCTGGTCTTATGCTTGGCTGtcatctccttcattttcctgctTTCTGTGGTGGTGTTTGTTGCCATCAAGATTCATAAAAGGAGGAAGTTCATAGAGAGCTCTGCCCTGAATTTCCCAGTGGGACCAGATTTCCCAGAGAACTGTGGAGATGCTGATGCTGGATCTATTTCCCGGGCTTATAACTATGAGGTGTGCTTAGCTGGTGGGTCTCTGAACAGCGAGTTCAGGTTTCTGCGGCCTCTCTTCCCTGTGTTTTCTATGGAACCTGCTCAGTCCCAGGGGCTTCAAAGGATTTCTTCTGGTTCCCAAGAAGTTCCCAGTCATGGAGCAGAAGGTCAAGTCATGAACCAGGTAAGGATATAATTGACATGCCATTCCTATTATTAAATACAGCTTAACGTTTGACTCTCACTTTAACTACAATTTGAtttcatcaaataaataaaacataaatcGGTATTGTGAATTCTGAACAGGGGTTTCAGCTTCTTCTCTGCGACTTTTGTTTCTCTACATCTTTGAATTCTCATGTTAGGGCTGATTCATTATATGGAGTCTAATGAGTCCTGTGCATGCATCTCGGAAGGGTAGCTAATAAATCCAACTGAAATTTGTTGTAAAGTTTGGAGACAAAGTGGttaacttcccccctcccccggtggtATCAGTCTCTATTGCTGCGCTCTGCTTTCTGCTTCTGTTATATTGCTTCGCTTCAAATTTCTTTTCTCTGGGTTGGCAAAGTCTGTGATGACAGGGGCTGATGGAGCAGGTCTATTGTTCACATGGTCCTTTTCCAACCAAATCCCAACCCAAAAAACCAAAGCCCATGCTTTGTCCCAAACAGCGTCATCCCTAGTTAGCCTTTTGGTATATAGCATTTTCCAATTATATTGCTGATTTACTGTCTTGGGTGAGGATTCTTTATTTTCAGGGGAAGTGTTTCTCTGAGCCATTCTAGCTCTTTGACAGGAGCCAAAAAATGCTTTGCTTGCAATATATGCAGAGTTTAGCATCCTTTGCCCTTTCTATTTAAAAATAGGCTTACAGAATAAATGCCCGGGAAGAACTGAAGAATAAAATACAGCATTTGTTCAGATGAAAGACTAGGGTTTTTTTCCAGGTATGCCATCAAAGGAGGGGGACGGGGAAGTCACATTAAATTTGCATACAAGTTACAGTTACATATTACTGGTGGTTTGGTGTCTTACAGTC
It encodes the following:
- the LOC132582157 gene encoding protocadherin beta-16-like isoform X2, which translates into the protein MEIHHNNRQGWSFFLFLCMYGAICESFHYSVPEEKKSGFLVMNVLKDLKVDVKELSARGARLVSKSTKQYFQLNPHSGNVLLKDKIDRETLCGQKDPCILHSEIVLENPLQVHRIEVEIEDVNDNSPQFSKKEYLFEIPEQVPTNTRFPLETAQDSDIGENGVQNYTLSPNENFRLDVQSHSDGSKYAELVLQKPLDREEVTQLFLILSAVDGGTPKRTGTANIVIHILDTNDNFPQFLDSVYKIKMKENALRGTLVTKVEATDRDFGSFGDITYSFSQVPENVLRAFSLNKETGVLTVSGTIDYEEERNYEIHIKATDGGGLSTYCKVIVEVEDMNDNAPEVMLTSLTSPLSEDSPRDTVVAVFSIIDQDSGDNGRTACTAGTNLPFILKASENDYYQLVTQQPLDRERASEYNITITAADWGSPRLTSTRIINVRISDVNDNAPVFAKSLYDMQLRENNIPGLLIGLVQAKDEDTAQNAKVTYSLLPGKVSDQPVSSYFSINSETGNLYAIRSVDYEQVKDFHVTVRAVDSGSPPLNSQITVRVVVMDENDNAPFILYPLQNGSSPSSDLVPRGAEAGYLVTKVVAVDRDSGQNSWLSYELLKATEPGLFSVGAQNGEVKTMRPIHKRDTFKQKLIIGVRDNGSPPQSTSATLNILLVDGFSDPYMKMVDIPKDDVVEEEDHTLTMYLVLCLAVISFIFLLSVVVFVAIKIHKRRKFIESSALNFPVGPDFPENCGDADAGSISRAYNYEVCLAGGSLNSEFRFLRPLFPVFSMEPAQSQGLQRISSGSQEVPSHGAEGQVMNQARGAVSEDAAARSGGPSCTGNQPITANANIGQNDWLSYQ